TCGCGTTGCGGTCCGGTCAGCACCGGCGCGCTGTCGCGCTCGAGCGAGTCGCTGAAGAACGGATCGCGGAGCGGCTCTCGCTCCTCGATCCGGACGACCCCGGCCGCGACGAGCTTCTCGAGCGCCTTCTTCGCGCCGATGCGCGAGACCGGGAGCGCGCCGTGCGCCCGGATCTGGGCGAGGAGGAGCGCCCGGTGCTCCGGGCGCGTTCGGTCCGGCGCGGGCTCTTCGTTCAGCTCGCGCTCCGTCGCGTCGGTCGCGACCGCCCACGGGACCTTGCGCGTCGAGACGCCCTTCGCGGTCGAGAAGAGCGTGGGCTCCTCGATCGCGGCGCTCGCCTCCTTGTCCATCGGCGGCAGCGCGAGCCGCACGACCTCGCCGATCGGCGCGAGGTAGTAGTGGGAGAGCCGCACGAGGAACCGCACGAGGTCGTCGGGGAGGGAGACGCTGTCGAGCACGTCGAGGAGCGGCTTGCATTTCTCGGGCGGCTCGCCGCTCCGGCGCTCGACGACGACGCCGACGACGCGGCGGCCGCCGAGCGTGCAGAGTACACGCGTTCCGACGACGACCCGCGAGGCGAGCTTCTCCGGCACGAGGTAGGTCAGAGCCCGCGGCAGCGGCGCCGGTACGGCGACATCGGCGAGCTCGCGCATCAGCGAGTCAGATACCACCAGGCCGCGACCGCCGCCGCGATGGAGAAGAAGAAGAAGAACGTGACGACGCCCCGCTTGCGCGCCCAAGCGAGCAGCTCCGCGTCGCTGAGCTCTTTCTTTTCGTCACCTTCGGGCGGCGACATCGGCGGGCGGGAGGAACGGCGAGCTCTCTTCGTCGAGGACGAGCTCGAGCGGGACCTTGGGCGCGGCCGGGATCGACACGCGCGCGGTCGACGTCCCTGCTTTCACGACGCCCGAGCGGAGCGCGGGAGGCGTGGTGCTGGGCGGGAGGCGGCGCTCGCTCGCGCGGCGCTGCTCGACGATTTGCGTGCCCAGCGTCTGCGCGATCCAATCGCCGAGGTGGAGGCGGCGCGCGAGGAGGCCGGTGCGGACGAGGTACTCCTCGAGCTCGAGCTGGAAGATCGCGGCCGACGAGTACCGCTCCGCGCGATCGACCTTCAGCGCGCGGCTCACGATGCGGGAGAGGAGATCGTGCTGGGGGAAGCCACGCTCCGGCAGCGGCGGGATCTCCGCCATGCGCGCCTGCTCGATCAGCGGGATCGGTCCGCGCGGGCGATAGAGGCGCTGGCCGGCGAGGAGCTCCCAGAGGACGACGCCGGCGGCGAACACGTCGGAGCGCGCGTCGACGACGTGGCCGCGCGCGTGCTCCGGGCTCATGTAGCCGGCCTTGCCCTTCAGCGCGTCGGCCGCGTCCTCCGCGACGAGGTCGTTGGCGTGCGCGATGCCGAAGTCGCAGAGCTTCACGTCGCCGTCGAACGATACGAGGACGTTCGAGGGGGAGACGTCGCGATGGACGATGCCGAGCGGGACGCCGGCGTCGGTCGTGCGGCGATGGGCGTAGTCGAGGCCCGCGAGCACGTCGCACGCGATGCCGACGGCGTGCTCCGGCGGGAGCCCTTCGCCGCGCTCGCTGCAATGGCGGAGGAGCGCGGTGAGGTCGACGCCCTCCACGTACTCCATCGCGATGAAGAGGCGGCCGTCCGCGCGACCGAGGTCGATGACCTGCGCGATGTGGCGGTGGCCGAGGCGCGCGGCGAGCTTCGCCTCGTGGATGAGCATCTCGGCGAAGCGCTTGTCGCTCGCGAACGCGGGGAGGATGACCTTCACGACGACGAGCCGCGTCGCGCCGAGCTCCGTCTCCTGTCGCGCGAGGAACAGCTCGGCCATTCCACCGCGGCCGATCTTCTCGAAGAGCGTGTAGCTCCCGAGCTTCGGCATCTCATCGGGCACGAGGGCGAGGCAGGTCATCGCGAAGCGGAGAGGTTCGACTAGCAGCTTTTCCAAGGAGCGCGAGGAACGGCCAACTTCCTTGTTGCTTCGACCCCACACCCTATGGAGTCGAAGCAGCATTCGGAGGGGCAGAGCTGAGTAATTCTGAGTACTTGTGCGCTGGCCCAAGCGCTGCATTAGCCCGAATCATCATGAACCTCCTCTCGAACCGCTTCGCCGCTTTCCTCCCCGCCCT
This genomic stretch from Labilithrix sp. harbors:
- a CDS encoding serine/threonine protein kinase — its product is MTCLALVPDEMPKLGSYTLFEKIGRGGMAELFLARQETELGATRLVVVKVILPAFASDKRFAEMLIHEAKLAARLGHRHIAQVIDLGRADGRLFIAMEYVEGVDLTALLRHCSERGEGLPPEHAVGIACDVLAGLDYAHRRTTDAGVPLGIVHRDVSPSNVLVSFDGDVKLCDFGIAHANDLVAEDAADALKGKAGYMSPEHARGHVVDARSDVFAAGVVLWELLAGQRLYRPRGPIPLIEQARMAEIPPLPERGFPQHDLLSRIVSRALKVDRAERYSSAAIFQLELEEYLVRTGLLARRLHLGDWIAQTLGTQIVEQRRASERRLPPSTTPPALRSGVVKAGTSTARVSIPAAPKVPLELVLDEESSPFLPPADVAARR